TTTGTTCGGCTGGCCAGAAGCCAATGGGGTGAAATTCTTTTCGTCCCGACGTACACCACTGTacttgtcttcctcatcgccgccatccgGTGCCTGAAGCCCTCGCTCCTCTCTAATGTGTGCATTGTCCACATCACTAGTCTCGATTTCACGAGCAATGCGGGCAGCCTCAGCTTCCTTTTGCTTATAGGTCGGGTCCGAGCGGTCAATGCGGGTAGTATACATGTCCTCGTTATAACTGCTTGTAGCACCGAAAAGCCTGGCATTTGTTTCGAACTGATCCCAGGTCTTTTTAGCGGTCGAAGTGCTCTCAAGAGACAGGTCGGTGTCTGTATCCGCTGCGGGTTCCCAACGCTTCAACGTTCGTTCCCGCATGGCAAGATTTCCGGAGATATCGGCATCTGTCCTGAAACCAGTAGAGGCTCCTGTAATAGAAGTTAGACATTAAAAATGACCTAGAGCAATAGTGTCGAGGCAATTGCTGGGTTGTCTAAAGACGCTCGAAAGAGCATGGTGGACGTACCATTAGGTTTTGCCAGCACGTCAGTCGTCGTGACATTGGATACAGAAACATCAAGCACGTCGTTCATGTTGAACGTCATGATATGCTCTGGTGCCGACCCAAAGAATGGACTAGTGGCATCGCTTACTCCGTTAGCTCGAGACTGGTCTTGTTTGGATTGTCGTTGTGTCATCTTGAGAGTGATCGAAGACTCGTTGGATTCaagagatgaggaagagaataTGCCAGTGTATTCGTCGCCATTTCGCGTAGTAACGGTAGCGGCAAGTCCCTAGAGAATCATGAGCCCGAGTCCAAGTTATTGAAATATAGCGTGGTTGTAGACCGTACAATGAAGCTAGTAACTAAGAACAGGAGGCGGTCGTGAGCGTGGTTATCTGGGGTATTTGACTCCTTTGCGGCGGGCTTAGGAGGAGACGATGGCTTTTGGGTCATGTTTCCGTTCTGCTGAGGAAAAGAGGGACGCTGGGTAATTGGGTTCGTGCCTTGGGTCCAGGCCTTCTGAGAATTGCTGCGTCTAAAAACGATAATTGTTGTCAGCAAGAAAAATTTTTGTTGAAGGCCAAGTGGAGAATGGAAACAAGTCAGAATTGAAAGGGAGGATATTGAGACAGATCAAATGTAAGTCCGCCACTGTGGACGGCTACACAACGTATGCATGCAAATATGGGTAATACGGTGAGGCAATGGTTCATTGAGGCTATGGCGGTGAAAACGAAGCAATGAATAGGAGCGAGAGGCTGATTGATGATGCCAGGTTTTGGGGCGCAACGTACCTCTGGCCGCCGTCGGCTGGGCTGCCAGTTTGTCGTCTGCCATCCGACGACTTGGAATTTGTGCTAGGCCTCAGCGAAGGCCGGGAGCCCGAGTTCTGTGTCGATGCATTACCGGAAGGACTGTTCGCAACGGGGGCGGAGTTGACAGTGGAAGAAGCCATGATTCGTTCGGCTCTAATGTCGAAAGAAACGAAGCTCACGCCGTGTGGTACTTGGCACGACGGAGAGCCTCAGCGAATTGTCGGATTGGTCGTAACGATGCGAGCAACACACCGCCTGCGCTAATGGGGCGCGAGGAAGTGTTGCAGGGTCGAAGGGGGGGATATGGAAAGAGgggtggtcgaggaggggagagaaacaacagcaatgCAGTGTGGGTGTGGGTGGAGGAAAAGCACACGAGTTAAGCTCAAGAGCCAGATCACGGGACCTGAAGTCGACCGAAAGGAGCGAAGGAggggtgaggatgagactGCGACCTGCCAGCGGTGGCAACTGGATGCACGACAGGCGAGACTCGAGGATACAGCAAGAATGCAAAGACAGAGACAGCAAGGGTCACAAAGACAGACTAAGAAGTGCAAAAACAACTGAGCGACGGAGGGTGGTGCTAAGTTAGCTCGACGGGCGAAGTTTGGGTGGGAATGTTGGGtgaggtggaggtgggaggCTAAGGCAGTTGATCAGGGAGCCTATTATTAGTGGAACCACCAACAAGGCCTGGACAGCTTCATCGCTGCTTGAGGATTGCTGTTCCTGGCGTCTTCTTATCTTGCTGCGGCAATTAGCCCTCTTCACCCGCATATCGAGGCTCATCAGGGCTACTGTGCCCTCGCTTATTACAGTCAGATAGATGTTGGTTGCCTTATTTCCGTAGCATTCAGTTAAGAAGCCACCGATGGCACAGAGGACCATTAATCTACGTATTAGTCTTCGATAAAGTTTGCTAGCAGGCCGTCGCTTTCGACAAGAAAACACAGTGCAAGGGCTCCATAACGACTTGgttctggagtctggacccATGAcaccagaagctgaagaatcCAATTGTGCATCTGGCCGTGTTACTTGGGCGGGATTGATGATTGGCGCATATGCAACGCAAGGTCTCCGGCAGTGTGAGTGGCCCCAACCCCGAGCCTCGAAGACTAACTTCTCTTCACCTTCTAGGGtgttctggctgctgctgaatgCTCCGATCTGACAGGGCCCCAACAGTGTTCTATTGTTGTCTATTTTCATGCAGGCTATTTTTGCAGACTACCTAGGCATGCTTCACAAATGCAAGCACACAACACTAAGCCAGCCTGTCGATTAACGAGACGGCCAGGGCTGAGGCCTAAGGCCAAATGGGGTGGCTGGTGTGGTCTGTGATTGGCCAGGGACCCGTTTCCTGCCTCAGGCGCGGCCCAGGGACGCCGTGACCTCAGCCCGATTAATATGCAGTCGAACGCCTATCACGGGCTCGTTTGATTCCTCCTCTTTATCTCTGCCAGCTCTTCTATCCTTCTTCGGTACCTATACCGGTCGCCTGCAACCCTCTATTCTCATTCTCTTAGCGCTGCGCGTTCTATTCTCATTTTCCGCTCTCCAGTTCTCAACAAGCCCCCGAGTTGCTCCTCGCTCTCCCTTACACCTTGCCTCCCGCATGGTCATCCCGCCCCTTCACGTTTCCTGCCCCCCCTACGTCGCCTTCgaaataaatatctttttcGCTTCTCGCAGGGGCTCGCCtcgtttttttctttttcacttCACATAATACTCCGAGTTCCTGCGCACATGCAGTCCGGCACGAGCAGCTCCTCGCGCTCGACACGAAGCCCCTCCGCCCAGCACTTCCACTCTGGTTCCTCAGGGAGTGCGGACACGGCCATGACTTCGCAGTCTTCTGCCCCGCGCAGTTCATCGGGCTCGACCAGGTCGCAGTCATCAAGAAGTGCAGTGGTAAGTTCGCCCTTCTACCATCGCCTCAACATTCTCAGATTCATGCGGCTAACTGGGAAATAATCGTTTTCTTGGTCTGCAGCCGAACGGACAAATATCCCAAATCGAAAAAAGTGTTACGCATTTGCTTGTAGCGACAAAACAGCTATTGGAGACATTAACGCAATGGTCTCGCCGCCAGGTTTCCGAGAACGAGGTGTCGGACGTCTACGTGCGATTAGGATATGAATTTAATCTCGCTTGTCGCGCCTTTTCCGCTATTGGGGTGGACACTTCAGACCTAGGCCCTGTCCCTGATCTTCTGCGTACGATACTTGAAGATACCCTGAGTCAAGATGCGTCACCACAAAGCTTGgatatcttcctccctcGCATCCGtgatatcatcatcaatctcctccacGGCCTAAAGCGAAAACAGGCACGTCTGCGATCACGACAGCAAAAGGAAGACGGCAAACCGCTACCCGGTCGGCAGGCAAGCGCGGGTAGCTTGGCGAACGAAATTCTTCCACCGTATGAAGACACACCTCCCGCAGCTACATCTCCCAGACGCTCTGGCCGTACCCGTTACGGCAGCAATGGGTCTCTGGAAGACAAGCCGCAGGCGGCATCTCGATCTTCTCCTGATATCAAATCAGGAAGCTATGCGGATCGGGAGGCATCCCGGCGCGAAGCGCAGAATGCGCTCACTCAGCCACCACAGAAAGATAGCGAGATGGGTTCGAAGGAGACGTCGATGTTGCCACCCAATCTGGCCGCAGGATACCCccctccaccgccaccaccgcccAAGCAGGACGACGCCATAGGTGCCCTACAGCGCAGTGGGGAGCTAGAACGTCGTGCATCTCGGCGATTCTCTGCCTACCAAATACAAAAACATCTCGGGGCGCCTTCAAATGGAGTCCCTGTTATCCCAACCCAAAATTCCCCCATCCCGAATCGGGGCCGTGATGTTCGAGAATCGCTCAACGCCGTGCGTCTACGCGGATCATATGCTCACAAGCGACAGCGTTCGACGAACAGATCCCATGGGAACATTGATGCCAAGGCtgctcagcaacaacaacaacagcaacaaccaccctCAACTAGCCATCCTCCGGATGAAGATCCTGTGAAGCCCCACGTTGAGGCTCACCCTGAGCCTCCCGTGGACGAAATTCCCTCAAACGATAATGAGCCTCGCTTGGAAAAAGATGAGCCTAATGGCGCCCCAGAAAAGCCACCAGTATTGCCCCCAACTCCGCAGGAGCCGAGTCTTGCAGACGCATTCGAGCCGGTCAAGGACGCTGGGCTTCGTACAGATCAGGGTCCGGAAACGCCTAAATCAACTAATCGACAACAAACGACTGCCGTTTCAACTCCACCTCAAGCTACACCGTTTTCACCCGATCAACCGTCACCCGGCAAGGAACTCACCTTGTTTCTACAATATAGAAGCAAGATTAAGAAATACGTACTGCCGGAAGGATCAACCGGATTGACGATTGGGAGACTTCAGCTGGCATTCATAGAGAAGTTTGCATGGAATACACACAACAACGGTGCCGATCTACCAGAAATCTACATTCAAGATCCTATTTCGGGAATCAGGCATGAGCTAGAGGATCTGGCCGATGTAAAGGATCGCTCGGTCCTTGTTTTAAACGTTGACGCCCTTGATGAAGTCAAGAAACACTTTGACGACGAGTTTGGCGGGGTTCGCCGCCTACTTGAAGGTGTGAAGGGGGTGCTGGATGGACAGGGCAACATGATGCAACGCGTCTCAGATCGGCAGTTAGATGCTGTTAAAGAAATTACTCGCATTGCAGCCGCACCTGCCACGTCCACTCCAAGCGCTCCTGCCGCCGGAGAAACGCGACGAGCTCCTATTTCCGGAAATTCCGGTCAAATGGCGGAACTCTCGAGCTTGCGGCGCGATCTTGCCGTACTCCGACAAACGTACACCGACTTCTCTGCAGACATTGCGAGCTCGATGGGTGCGATACGGTCCAAGGCTGATAGTGTCAAGTCTTCAGCTGTCGACGCATCCGTGCCGTCGTTCGAGGGAGATGCCGGTCGCGTACGAGTTAACTCTGGCAAGAAGGAGCTTGCCCAAGAGTCCGAGCGGCTTGTTGCGCGTGTTGATGACCTGCAGGACCTTATTGAAGATCTGCGGAAAGATGTGGTTGCTCGAGGCGTTCGGCCCCTCCCAAGACAACTCGAGACTGTGGGCAAAGATGTCAGTGCAGTTAccaaggagatcaagaagatgcAAGATTTCCTCAGGCGGGAGAAGCCGATCTGGACCAAGAtttgggagaaggagctaCAACTTGTTTGCGAGGAGCGTGATCAACTCACCATGCAGGAGGATCTGGCAGCTGATCTGCAAGATGATCTAGAAAAGGCAGCACAGACCTTTGCCCTGGTCGAGCAAGCAACCAAGCAGCAGGCCATGCAAAACACCGAAGGCGGTCCTACGCTGCGGAACACTTCGCGCAATATGGTGATTGTTGACCCCGCAGTTGACCCTGTGAAGGCAAAGGACGGTGTTTTGGGCGAAGTTCGCGCGCTGCTGCCAAACCACGAATCTCGCCTGGAGGCCATtgaaagagcagagaagaCCCGGaagaaggagttggagaacCGTCGAGTCAATCGCTTCCAAAAGGAACTTGGCAACTTTGTGCaagaggggaagctgaagaagagcggCGGTTTTGAGGAGACCGAACGGCTTCGCCGGGCTAAAGATGAGCGCAACCGCAAAGAAATCTGGGATATAGCCCAAGCTCGTGCAGCTGAGATTGACAAGGCAGAAGCggaagcagctgcagcgacATCCACAGCGGAGCCATCCGACGACGCTTCACCTGAAGACACCGAAGAACCGGGATCCCCGAAGGGGAAGGCCCCAGCCTCCGACGATGACAATGctgacgaagagaagaaggaggatgtccCGGCTGACCACCAAAAAGAGGAGTCAGATATTTAGGGAACTACACCAGCTATGGTGGCATTCATTTCGTGCTCATATATTTCGCCCATCCattctttttgctttctttccccTCTTCTACCGTTGGTTTCTGAACCCTTTTTCATTGTTACTTACTTTCTGTACCTTGGATTGACCCCCATTTTCCTTGCACATGTTTTCCGGGAGTACTATGCAACTAGACTTGCATaatactgctgctgctgctcacTTGAATATTGACGATACCCTGCCACGTCCGTGGTGTGTTATGACTATTATGATACACGGGGACGCCTTGGGCGGATTTGACCTGTTATCTTCATCTCTGATTTGTGTTTCACTTTATGCACCTCTCATTTCTTGTCATTTTCTTGAACTCGGGCACACTTGCATCCCATTATCGGCCATCCTTTGGACAGCGACTATAGTTTCATTCCCTTGGAAGCGCAGCTTGcattaattataatctctTATTTCTCCACATGTCCATCACTGCATAACGTAGATCTCAGCAGCAAGTCAAATAttaacaaaaaaaaaaaaggtaacGCCTGTAACAAAAcgaaatataaaatactaaaaacAAGAGTGACCACTGCCGGGCTCGATCCGGCGACCTTATCGGTGTAAACGATACGTGATAACCACTACACTAAGCGGCCGCTTATTAAATTTTCCGTAAACGTATTTGACTATATAAGGGGTAGCACAAAGAACCAGATTTACTACATCTGCTGTTCACTCAACTCGTTACAGACGTAGACGTAGTCATTGATTTATCATTAAATCTAGCTGTCATACTCCATAAGAAACGTTAcgctaataatattatccGTTATTGACTCACGATTAAGACAAAAACATCCCGCATCACAGCCCACCAACCAATCGAGATAAAGGAACTAGCTCTGCGCCACTTCCCTTCTTAACGAGTGTAAATAAGCTTGAGCTCTGTCGAAATGTATAACAAGCACGACTTTAGCCTCCGTTGTTTAACAACAGCCCAAGCTCGGGGCACATACATGACAGAGGCAGAACGGTATCTTACACTCGGGATAttcgtcggcgaagacggcggtAAAGTGGCTGTCGTTTCTATGAGGATAAATTCACCTGTACGGGTGTTGCAGTTGCTGACGAACTACTACCCTTTGCCTTAGTGCCGGCACTGTCAGATAGACGGGCAGCCTAGGAATCCACGGCCGGGTTAATTAAGCGTGTTATTAAAGCTCACCTTAATTGTGGTTGCGTCTAATGTGAAGTGTTGGCTACGTAGTTCTACTATAAATACTCGGGGATCCGGTGTTGAAGGTTGGGCATATCAACCCTAAGTTTTCGGGGTGACCATACGCAGAGCCTACAAAGTAACTAAGTTCCGCACGACACTACAGGTCGAGGGGTGATTTGAGTACATCGTTCTAAAAGATATCATTGCCAGTATTACTTCCTAGTAACCTAACTACAATAAAACCACTCTGGCTTGTGATGTCAAATATTAAAACATTCAACCAATCAGATGGCCGGTTGGTGTAGTTGGTTTATCACGTATCGTTAACACCGATAAGGTCGCCGGATCGAGCCCGGCACTGgtcatttctttttctttactttTCTTTCGCTTCGGCGGCTTCGCTCATTTTTTGTTAAGTGGAGTTGTTTGGAAGCAAATGCAGGTACAGCTTCGTATTGGTTTTGAAATTGGTACTTCAAACAACGTTATAACTACGCGCGGCCAAATTAGGGCTAGATAGTCCATCAGCTTGGTTACCACTCCGTGCACGCCAATACCCTGACACCCTGGAAGCAAGGCTTCTGGGGCTCAGAACTCATTTGTTTATTCCAAATCGCCAATGCAAGGTCCCTAGCAACCAGAAACCCCGTACTAACTTCATTCCAGCCAAGCTCCTCCAAAGCAAAAACTTCACGGTACGTAGCCCCATTCCCATAGAAGACATCTGGGCTTCTTTCCCCCTTGTCAACCTAATTTTCTTGATAGTCCGTCCTTCGTCCGAACAGCTATCTtatccatgtccatgctGCCCTTCCCACACTTCCCACATCGGCCTATACAGTGGTCAACTATATAGAGGCACTCGAGGTCAGGCCGGAGAAAAAGGGCTAACTCTTTCACTTTCCTGAAAATGATGGCCAATGCTGGCACCCCCAGGACTACACACTCTGACGTTATCTCTGAAGCATCAAGCGCCAGCCCACGAGCATTCTTGAGTGTCGACGCAAACCGTGGGCTCCAGGTGTGTTCCATGAGGTTTGGCAAGTTGCTTTTGAATACTCCGATGTAATAATAATCAGGGCTGTTAACGATGTTGAAATCCGTGGGGACCAGGGCCCTGAATCGGAGAAACAGCACGTCGGTGCTGTTATCGTACCAAATCCGCTTGTCATGCCCCTGTGCTGGGAGGTGTACGGAATTGAAATCCGTTGTATTTGCCCTGTTTGAAGAGCGGGGTGGGAATTCAAGAGTCGAGTCGGCTTCACGGCAGCTTTGTTGGACGGCGTCAGTGACGAGGTAGGCCGACGGGTCGAAAGAGAAAGCAGACTCGATGCTGCAGTATGAGTTTTGTTGGTTGCCGGTGTTTGTGTCTGTCTCGACTTATGGCAGAGTTGCTGTTTGGGGAATAATGAGTTGGTCGAGGAATACCTGGCCCACGATCTCACTTTTGTGCCTGGCAAGTCTGAAGCGCTCTATGAATTCTTTTGTGTGAGCGGGAGAGCAGGTAGGGATGCGGACGTCAAAGACATGGATTGCGGGCTTTGGACGAGCATTCTGCCAAATCTGGATGCGCAGCTCTGGGGGGAGGTCCATGAATCGGGGGAAATTCTGCATTGTGGATGCCGTGGGGAGGGTACTGGAGGATGCTTGATTCTTTGGGGGAATCCAGTTCAAACAGGGCCactcttttattttatgAGTCCTGCTTCTTGTCACATGCCGGCTTTGCTTTTATCAGGTTACCTACCATGCAACGGCATTCTGTTGTTGGTTATTCCGACTGAGTTGGGCTGTGAACTGGTGCCTCACCTGTCAGCTACATAATGAAGTGAGCATTGCCTGTTCTATTCCAACAGGTCAGACCTTGGATTCTTCACATTCCTACTTCACTAGCATTCAATAATGGGATATTCCCTACGAGCACTGAGCCAGCACGTCCATGATAACGATTCACAAGATAGAGGCACAGAAGTTTGCCACTTAGAAGTAGATAGTATACATCTCCTGTCATAGGAATATGATAGGCTGGCAGGACAGCGTTAATGAGGCTCCAATTACTCAAGTACTCAAGTACTGGAATACTAATCATGCCAGTAGGTCCGACTACGAAGTCATCTCCAACTACGTTCGCTTCCTGGGCTATCGACGCCGCCGGAGTGTGGATTTCAATGGTGGATTCAACTTCCCGAATAGGCGTCTGGCAAGCCAAAATACAAAAAAGAGACAGTCAATAGTCTGCAAAAGGTAAATGACCAGTGCCGGGCTCGATCCGGCGACCTTATCGGTGTTAACGATACGTGATAAACCAACTACACCAACCGGCCATTGATGAAGGCGTTTTTGGGTGGGGGAGTATAGCATTATAGCGGGGTTTGTCCCAAAAAGAAATTGTATGCACCCAAAGATTAATCATTAGGGCTTGCAGACGGGAAGGAACCAAACGGGCCACGGCAGCCAATCATATCAACTACCAGCTGCATTTTCAGTCCGTCCATACAGTCCCGTCGCAGGCTGGGACAAAAATTCAAGACGGTCTCATATCCAACAAGCAACCCAGCAGCGCAAAAATGACTAGTGCCGGGCTCGATCCGGCGACCTCCTCGGTGTGAACGAGACGTGATAAACCAACTACACTAACCAGCCAATAGGTGTTAAGGTTTGGGGATTGGGGGGTATATCAGGAGTAGTGATATTGGCAAATTATGGAAAAGCGGAGCCTTTCCCGAAATGGGTGTAGAGTAGGGCACATGCCGGATATGCCCTAGATCCCATCATGATCATCCAATCGCAGAACAGCA
This region of Aspergillus puulaauensis MK2 DNA, chromosome 5, nearly complete sequence genomic DNA includes:
- the BUD6 gene encoding formin-mediated actin nucleation enhancer (BUSCO:EOG09261I1I;~COG:S;~EggNog:ENOG410PI71;~InterPro:IPR022782,IPR005613;~PFAM:PF03915;~go_function: GO:0005519 - cytoskeletal regulatory protein binding [Evidence IEA];~go_process: GO:0051125 - regulation of actin nucleation [Evidence IEA]), which codes for MQSGTSSSSRSTRSPSAQHFHSGSSGSADTAMTSQSSAPRSSSGSTRSQSSRSAVPNGQISQIEKSVTHLLVATKQLLETLTQWSRRQVSENEVSDVYVRLGYEFNLACRAFSAIGVDTSDLGPVPDLLRTILEDTLSQDASPQSLDIFLPRIRDIIINLLHGLKRKQARLRSRQQKEDGKPLPGRQASAGSLANEILPPYEDTPPAATSPRRSGRTRYGSNGSLEDKPQAASRSSPDIKSGSYADREASRREAQNALTQPPQKDSEMGSKETSMLPPNLAAGYPPPPPPPPKQDDAIGALQRSGELERRASRRFSAYQIQKHLGAPSNGVPVIPTQNSPIPNRGRDVRESLNAVRLRGSYAHKRQRSTNRSHGNIDAKAAQQQQQQQQPPSTSHPPDEDPVKPHVEAHPEPPVDEIPSNDNEPRLEKDEPNGAPEKPPVLPPTPQEPSLADAFEPVKDAGLRTDQGPETPKSTNRQQTTAVSTPPQATPFSPDQPSPGKELTLFLQYRSKIKKYVLPEGSTGLTIGRLQLAFIEKFAWNTHNNGADLPEIYIQDPISGIRHELEDLADVKDRSVLVLNVDALDEVKKHFDDEFGGVRRLLEGVKGVLDGQGNMMQRVSDRQLDAVKEITRIAAAPATSTPSAPAAGETRRAPISGNSGQMAELSSLRRDLAVLRQTYTDFSADIASSMGAIRSKADSVKSSAVDASVPSFEGDAGRVRVNSGKKELAQESERLVARVDDLQDLIEDLRKDVVARGVRPLPRQLETVGKDVSAVTKEIKKMQDFLRREKPIWTKIWEKELQLVCEERDQLTMQEDLAADLQDDLEKAAQTFALVEQATKQQAMQNTEGGPTLRNTSRNMVIVDPAVDPVKAKDGVLGEVRALLPNHESRLEAIERAEKTRKKELENRRVNRFQKELGNFVQEGKLKKSGGFEETERLRRAKDERNRKEIWDIAQARAAEIDKAEAEAAAATSTAEPSDDASPEDTEEPGSPKGKAPASDDDNADEEKKEDVPADHQKEESDI